From Portunus trituberculatus isolate SZX2019 chromosome 50, ASM1759143v1, whole genome shotgun sequence, the proteins below share one genomic window:
- the LOC123500164 gene encoding cytohesin-1-like isoform X4 — MKMSTPGLHSEGFPVADLTPEEQQLLLDIRRKKAQLLQEIQTLKDEMAEVTAEMEALDTGEDSKNNPKSKQMSIGRKKFNMDPKKGIEYLIDHSLLRNTPDDIAQFLYKGEGLNKTAIGDYLGERNDFNQSVLDAFVCLHDFTDLILVQALRQFLWSFRLPGEAQKIDRMMERFAHRYCELNPSIFQHPDTCFVLSFAIIMLNTSLHNPAVKDKQTIEQFITMNRGIDNGDDLPRELLESLYESIKTEPFKIPEDDGNDLMHTFFNPDREGWLMKQGGRYKSWKRRWFILNDNCLYYFEYTTDKEPRGIIPLENIEVREVQDRNKPNCFELYATSTDFIKACKTDSEGKVVEGKHTVYRMSAATPDEKEEWIKCIRQSISHNPFYDMLAKRKKNIQKNSNR; from the exons aCGCTCAAAGATGAGATGGCGGAGGTCACCGCGGAGATGGAGGCGCTGGACACGGGGGAAGACAG TAAGAACAACCCGAAGAGTAAACAGATGAGCATCGGGAGGAAAAAGTTCAACATGGATCCTAAGAAGGGGATCGAGTACCTCATTGACCACAGCCTCCTGAGGAACACTCCAGATG ACATTGCTCAGTTCCTGTACAAGGGAGAAGGACTCAACAAGACAGCTATCGGGGACTACCTCGGGGAGCGTAACGACTTCAACCAGTCAGTCCTCGATGCATTTGTCTGCCTCCACGACTTCACTGACCTGATACTGGTGCAGGCTCTGAG ACAGTTCCTGTGGAGCTTTCGCTTGCCAGGAGAGGCACAGAAGATTGACAGGATGATGGAGCGCTTTGCCCACCGCTACTGTGAACTTAATCCATCGATCTTCCAGCACCCAGACACCTGCTTCGTGCTGTCATTTGCCATCATTATGCTGAACACCTCGCTCCACAACCCGGCAGTTAAGGACAAGCAGACCATCGAGCAGTTTATCACCATGAACCGGGGTATTGATAACGGAGATGACCTGCCCAGAGAGCTCCTTGAG AGCCTCTACGAGAGCATCAAGACAGAGCCCTTCAAGATCCCAGAGGACGATGGCAATGATCTCATGCACACCTTCTTCAACCCAGACCGTGAGGGTTGGCTCATGAAACAGGGCGGCCGCTACAAGTcctggaagaggaggtggttcaTTCTCAACGATAATTGCCTCTATTACTTTGAGTATACGACAGACAAAGAACCCAGAGGAATCATTCCCCTGGAGAATATCGAG GTTCGTGAGGTCCAGGATCGCAACAAGCCAAACTGCTTTGAGTTGTATGCTACGTCGACTGACTTCATCAAGGCATGCAAGACTGACAGCGAGGGCAAGGTGGTGGAGGGCAAGCACACCGTGTATCGCATGTCTGCCGCCACGcctgacgagaaggaggagtggaTTAAGTGTATAAG ACAAAGCATAAGTCACAATCCTTTCTATGACATGTtggcaaagagaaagaagaacatcCAGAAGAACAGCAATCGATAA
- the LOC123500164 gene encoding cytohesin-1-like isoform X5 translates to MPSVDATGTMENAINKYLTPEEQQLLLDIRRKKAQLLQEIQTLKDEMAEVTAEMEALDTGEDSKNNPKSKQMSIGRKKFNMDPKKGIEYLIDHSLLRNTPDDIAQFLYKGEGLNKTAIGDYLGERNDFNQSVLDAFVCLHDFTDLILVQALRQFLWSFRLPGEAQKIDRMMERFAHRYCELNPSIFQHPDTCFVLSFAIIMLNTSLHNPAVKDKQTIEQFITMNRGIDNGDDLPRELLESLYESIKTEPFKIPEDDGNDLMHTFFNPDREGWLMKQGGRYKSWKRRWFILNDNCLYYFEYTTDKEPRGIIPLENIEVREVQDRNKPNCFELYATSTDFIKACKTDSEGKVVEGKHTVYRMSAATPDEKEEWIKCIRQSISHNPFYDMLAKRKKNIQKNSNR, encoded by the exons aCGCTCAAAGATGAGATGGCGGAGGTCACCGCGGAGATGGAGGCGCTGGACACGGGGGAAGACAG TAAGAACAACCCGAAGAGTAAACAGATGAGCATCGGGAGGAAAAAGTTCAACATGGATCCTAAGAAGGGGATCGAGTACCTCATTGACCACAGCCTCCTGAGGAACACTCCAGATG ACATTGCTCAGTTCCTGTACAAGGGAGAAGGACTCAACAAGACAGCTATCGGGGACTACCTCGGGGAGCGTAACGACTTCAACCAGTCAGTCCTCGATGCATTTGTCTGCCTCCACGACTTCACTGACCTGATACTGGTGCAGGCTCTGAG ACAGTTCCTGTGGAGCTTTCGCTTGCCAGGAGAGGCACAGAAGATTGACAGGATGATGGAGCGCTTTGCCCACCGCTACTGTGAACTTAATCCATCGATCTTCCAGCACCCAGACACCTGCTTCGTGCTGTCATTTGCCATCATTATGCTGAACACCTCGCTCCACAACCCGGCAGTTAAGGACAAGCAGACCATCGAGCAGTTTATCACCATGAACCGGGGTATTGATAACGGAGATGACCTGCCCAGAGAGCTCCTTGAG AGCCTCTACGAGAGCATCAAGACAGAGCCCTTCAAGATCCCAGAGGACGATGGCAATGATCTCATGCACACCTTCTTCAACCCAGACCGTGAGGGTTGGCTCATGAAACAGGGCGGCCGCTACAAGTcctggaagaggaggtggttcaTTCTCAACGATAATTGCCTCTATTACTTTGAGTATACGACAGACAAAGAACCCAGAGGAATCATTCCCCTGGAGAATATCGAG GTTCGTGAGGTCCAGGATCGCAACAAGCCAAACTGCTTTGAGTTGTATGCTACGTCGACTGACTTCATCAAGGCATGCAAGACTGACAGCGAGGGCAAGGTGGTGGAGGGCAAGCACACCGTGTATCGCATGTCTGCCGCCACGcctgacgagaaggaggagtggaTTAAGTGTATAAG ACAAAGCATAAGTCACAATCCTTTCTATGACATGTtggcaaagagaaagaagaacatcCAGAAGAACAGCAATCGATAA